The proteins below are encoded in one region of Lactuca sativa cultivar Salinas chromosome 3, Lsat_Salinas_v11, whole genome shotgun sequence:
- the LOC111885291 gene encoding uncharacterized protein LOC111885291, translating into MSSKKGSSSSNNSPPSPPPSRFDPVMFQLAISAAVTAALTYFCPDRFGVPRIQATTTPVAVPTAPTPTTGYAGNLPWCNRCSYHHRIPGPCREMICINCGKKGHLTRSCRAPVQLIGQAFGSSTFRACYGCGEIGHFKRNYPKTATTNNVNNAKMVLVVKQEETAADPTTAAVLI; encoded by the exons ATGTCTTCAAAGAAAGGATCCAGTTCAAGTAACAATAGCCCTCCATCCCCACCTCCTTCTCGATTCGACCCAGTGATGTTCCAGTTGGCTATTTCGGCCGCAGTGACTGCCGCATTGACATATTTCTGCCCTGATAGGTTCGGTGTACCAAGAA TTCAAGCTACCACTACTCCTGTTGCTGTGCCTACAGCTCCAACACCTACCACtgggtatgctggtaatctcccttGGTGCAACAGGTGTAGTTATCACCATCGTATTCCTGGCCCATGCCGTGAGATGATCTGCatcaactgtggcaagaagggacACCTTACTCGAAGCTGCAGAGCACCGGTTCAGTTAATTGGTCAAGCTTTCGGATCAAGTACTTTTcgagcctgctatggttgtggagagatcgggcatttcaagcgaaactacCCAAAAACAGCAACCACTAACAACGTCAACAACGCAAAAATGGTTTTAGTTGTGAAGCAAGAGGAGACAGCCGCTGATCCCACCACCGCCGCAG TCCTCATCtaa